In Planctomycetia bacterium, the sequence CATGTTTGCCGCGGTTGAAGCCAAAAAACTCGCGCCGGCGTCCCGCGCCGACGACCTCGGCCAGGATCGACGCGCGCGGCTTGCTCTGATCGATCGATCGCACGCGGAAGGCATACCAGCGGCAGCAGTCGGCCAGGATCCAGCCTTCGACATCCTCAGCCGGCAAGAGCGGCGGCATGACTTCGAGTCGATCGACGGCGGTGCGGGCCAAGAGCTCGACGTCGTCGCTGACATGAAACACGCCCTGCCGCGTGCGCAGCAGATTCTCGAATGTCCGCGAAGTCTGATACGGCCGCAGCTCGAGCAGGCGAAAATCGGCATCGACGATCGGACCCATGGGCGAAACGTTCGCGGTCGTATCGGGATTGGTCGTCGTGATGAGGCCTTCGAGAATCACGCGGCGAGTTGCTCCGAACGGCGAGGAAAAGCGG encodes:
- a CDS encoding DUF447 family protein, translated to MILEGLITTTNPDTTANVSPMGPIVDADFRLLELRPYQTSRTFENLLRTRQGVFHVSDDVELLARTAVDRLEVMPPLLPAEDVEGWILADCCRWYAFRVRSIDQSKPRASILAEVVGAGRRREFFGFNRGKHAVVEAAILATRVDFLPPDEILDEFARLAIPVEKTGGPSERRAFEFLADHVRTALAARTH